The following are encoded together in the Phaseolus vulgaris cultivar G19833 chromosome 9, P. vulgaris v2.0, whole genome shotgun sequence genome:
- the LOC137821743 gene encoding uncharacterized protein isoform X1 has protein sequence MTLLAKLRCVTIDVTGTLMAYKGELGDYYCMAAKAAGHPCPDYKRMHEGFKLAYKEMAKNYPCFGHAAKMPNIVWWKTCVRDSFVRAGYVYDEETFEKIFRRIYASFGSSAPYTVFPDSQPFLRWLREQGLKVGIVSNAEYRYQDVILPALGLNEGSEWDFGVFSGLEGIEKPNPKIYEIALERAGNIPPEQTLHIGDSIRKDYEPAKSIGMHALLMDRFKTPEAAEWKKTGAVVLPDLSAVQEWLSSAESDF, from the exons ATGACATTGTTGGCTAAGTTACGCTGTGTCACTATAGATGTTACTGGTACCCTGATGGCTTACAAAGGGGAGCTTGGTGACTATTATTGCATGGCAGCCAAAGCTGCAGGCCATCCTTGCCCAGACTACAAACGTATGCACGAAGGCTTTAAGCTTGCATATAAGGAAATGGCAAAGAACTATCCCTGTTTTGGGCATGCAGCCAAAATGCCAAACATTGTGTGGTGGAAAACCTGTGTGCGAGATTCTTTTGTCAGG GCTGGATATGTTTATGATGAGGAGACATTTGAGAAAATTTTCAGACGCATATATGCATCCTTTGGTTCATCTGCCCCATATACTGTCTTTCCAGACTCTCAACCATTTCTTAGATGGCTACGTGAACAGGGTCTCAAGGTTGGTATTGTGAGCAATGCTGAGTATCGATATCAAGATGTGATTCTTCCAGCTTTGGGATTAAACGAG GGATCTGAGTGGGACTTTGGTGTGTTTTCTGGTCTTGAAGGCATTGAGAAACCAAACCCAAAAATTTATGAGATTGCACTTGAGAGGGCTGGAAACATTCCACCTGAACAAACTTTGCATATTGGAGACAGCATACGCAAAGACTATGAGCCAGCTAAGAGCATAGGGATGCATGCACTGTTGATGGACAGATTTAAGACTCCGGAAGCTGCAGAATGGAAGAAAACTGGGGCAGTTGTTCTTCCTGATCTCTCTGCAGTACAAGAATGGCTTTCTTCAGCTGAGTCAGATTTCTAG
- the LOC137821743 gene encoding uncharacterized protein isoform X2: protein MAYKGELGDYYCMAAKAAGHPCPDYKRMHEGFKLAYKEMAKNYPCFGHAAKMPNIVWWKTCVRDSFVRAGYVYDEETFEKIFRRIYASFGSSAPYTVFPDSQPFLRWLREQGLKVGIVSNAEYRYQDVILPALGLNEGSEWDFGVFSGLEGIEKPNPKIYEIALERAGNIPPEQTLHIGDSIRKDYEPAKSIGMHALLMDRFKTPEAAEWKKTGAVVLPDLSAVQEWLSSAESDF from the exons ATGGCTTACAAAGGGGAGCTTGGTGACTATTATTGCATGGCAGCCAAAGCTGCAGGCCATCCTTGCCCAGACTACAAACGTATGCACGAAGGCTTTAAGCTTGCATATAAGGAAATGGCAAAGAACTATCCCTGTTTTGGGCATGCAGCCAAAATGCCAAACATTGTGTGGTGGAAAACCTGTGTGCGAGATTCTTTTGTCAGG GCTGGATATGTTTATGATGAGGAGACATTTGAGAAAATTTTCAGACGCATATATGCATCCTTTGGTTCATCTGCCCCATATACTGTCTTTCCAGACTCTCAACCATTTCTTAGATGGCTACGTGAACAGGGTCTCAAGGTTGGTATTGTGAGCAATGCTGAGTATCGATATCAAGATGTGATTCTTCCAGCTTTGGGATTAAACGAG GGATCTGAGTGGGACTTTGGTGTGTTTTCTGGTCTTGAAGGCATTGAGAAACCAAACCCAAAAATTTATGAGATTGCACTTGAGAGGGCTGGAAACATTCCACCTGAACAAACTTTGCATATTGGAGACAGCATACGCAAAGACTATGAGCCAGCTAAGAGCATAGGGATGCATGCACTGTTGATGGACAGATTTAAGACTCCGGAAGCTGCAGAATGGAAGAAAACTGGGGCAGTTGTTCTTCCTGATCTCTCTGCAGTACAAGAATGGCTTTCTTCAGCTGAGTCAGATTTCTAG
- the LOC137820644 gene encoding cationic amino acid transporter 5-like, protein MATAARDNYEAEPQRGYWRWSKQDFLPEESFQSWNNYVSALSQSWPRFKDRLLSRSDDATETEELKKQSEHDMKRCLNWWDLIWFGFGAVIGAGIFVLTGQEAHDHAGSAIVLSYVASGFSAMLSVFCYTEFAVEVPSAGGSFAYLRVELGDFVAFITAGNILLESVIGSAAVARSWTSYFTSLLNRPKDSLRIKTNLQEGYNLLDPIASGVLLIAAVITMISTKKTSYLNWIASAINTAVIIFVIIAGFAHADTSNLTPFLPYGAKGVFQAAAIIYFAYGGFDHIATMAEETKNPSRDIPIGLVGSMSMITVIYCLMALSLSMMQKYTAIDTGAAFSVAFQHVGMKWAKYVVAFGALKGMTTVLLVARLAQARYITHIARCHMIPPWFALVHPKTGTPINATLLITIASAIIAFFTGLKVLSSLISVSTLFVFMMISVALLVRRYYVRGVTPRENLVKLVIFLVLIIASSIGISAYWGLRPNGWLGYTVTVPVWFLATLGMSLFLTQQRVPRVWGVPLVPWLPSLSIATNIFLMGSLEYEAFIRFGVCTVVMLIYYFLFGLHATYDMAHQQEKLQSKVDHRETIKNEEGP, encoded by the coding sequence ATGGCTACTGCAGCAAGAGACAATTATGAGGCAGAACCTCAAAGAGGGTATTGGAGATGGAGCAAACAAGATTTCTTGCCAGAGGAGTCCTTCCAAAGCTGGAACAACTACGTTTCTGCCCTTTCACAATCATGGCCAAGGTTCAAGGACCGTCTCCTCAGCAGATCAGACGATGCCACAGAGAcagaagaactcaagaaacaaagtGAGCATGACATGAAACGTTGCCTCAACTGGTGGGACCTGATATGGTTCGGTTTTGGTGCAGTGATTGGAGCAGGAATCTTTGTGCTCACTGGTCAAGAGGCTCATGACCATGCTGGATCAGCTATTGTCTTATCCTATGTTGCCTCAGGCTTCTCAGCAATGCTTTCTGTTTTCTGCTACACAGAATTTGCTGTAGAAGTTCCATCAGCAGGAGGCTCATTTGCTTATCTGAGAGTTGAATTAGGAGACTTTGTTGCTTTCATAACAGCTGGAAACATTCTTCTTGAAAGTGTCATTGGAAGTGCAGCAGTGGCCAGATCATGGACTTCTTACTTCACAAGCCTTTTAAACCGTCCCAAGGATTCACTGCGCATTAAAACAAATCTTCAAGAGGGGTACAACTTGTTGGACCCTATAGCTTCTGGGGTTCTGCTAATTGCTGCAGTAATTACAATGATCAGCACAAAAAAAACTTCATATCTCAATTGGATAGCATCTGCAATCAATACAGCTGTTATTATATTTGTGATTATTGCAGGGTTTGCTCACGCTGACACATCAAATTTGACACCCTTTTTACCTTATGGGGCTAAAGGGGTGTTTCAAGCTGCAGcaattatttattttgcttACGGAGGATTTGACCATATTGCAACCATGGCTGAAGAAACCAAGAATCCATCAAGGGACATTCCTATAGGTTTGGTTGGGTCAATGTCCATGATCACAGTGATTTATTGCTTGATGGCACTCTCACTGAGCATGATGCAGAAGTACACAGCAATAGACACTGGTGCTGCTTTCTCAGTTGCATTTCAGCATGTGGGGATGAAGTGGGCAAAGTATGTGGTAGCTTTTGGAGCACTAAAGGGAATGACTACAGTGCTTCTGGTGGCCAGATTGGCACAGGCACGTTATATTACTCATATTGCACGATGCCACATGATCCCACCATGGTTTGCTCTTGTGCACCCTAAGACAGGAACCCCTATAAATGCTACACTCTTGATCACCATTGCAAGTGCCATCATAGCTTTTTTCACAGGCTTGAAGGTGCTGTCAAGCTTGATATCTGTTAGCACACTCTTTGTCTTCATGATGATATCTGTTGCCCTTTTGGTGAGGAGGTACTATGTGAGAGGAGTGACACCAAGGGAGAACCTGGTAAAGCTAGTTATCTTCTTGGTGCTCATTATTGCTTCCTCAATAGGAATTTCAGCCTACTGGGGGCTGAGGCCGAATGGTTGGCTTGGATACACTGTGACTGTTCCTGTTTGGTTCTTGGCAACTCTAGGTATGTCACTGTTTTTGACCCAGCAAAGGGTGCCAAGAGTTTGGGGTGTTCCACTTGTTCCATGGTTGCCATCTTTGTCAATTGCAACAAATATCTTTCTCATGGGGTCTTTGGAGTATGAAGCCTTCATAAGATTTGGAGTGTGCACAGTGGTAATGCTGATATACTATTTTCTCTTTGGACTCCATGCAACTTATGATATGGCTCACCAACAAGAAAAGCTGCAATCAAAAGTTGATCACAGAGAAACCATCAAGAATGAAGAAGGGCCATAG
- the LOC137820645 gene encoding uncharacterized protein produces the protein MGDGASTPPTPSAKVSAIFIYPVKSCRGISVSHAPLIHTGFRWDRQWMVVNPQGRMYTQRVEPKLALVEVELPPEAFLENWEPTQDSYMVVKAPGMQALRVCLRKQGQEVADAVSVWEWTGSAWDEGAEASQWFSDYLGKPCQLVRFNTASEVRQVDPDYVKGQHDTLFTDGYPFLLASQESLNAINEHLKEPISINRFRPNILVEGCEPFSEDLWTDIKISKFSFFGVKLCYRCKIPTINQETGIAGPETNEILMKTRSGEIIRPNDKNKKRVYFGQNMTWNWTEFSAERSGKIIEVGDPVYVLRKVSSSAEAAA, from the exons ATGGGTGATGGAGCATCAACACCACCAACACCTTCAGCCAAAGTATCAGCCATCTTCATATACCCAGTTAAATCATGCCGTGGAATTTCTGTTTCTCATGCTCCACTCATTCATACTG GATTTCGATGGGATAGACAATGGATGGTGGTGAATCCTCAAGGAAGGATGTACACTCAAAGAGTTGAACCAAAGCTTGCTTTGGTTGAGGTTGAACTTCCACCTGAGGCCTTTCTTGAAAACTGGGAACCAACTCAAGACTCCTACATGG TGGTGAAAGCACCTGGGATGCAAGCTCTCAGAGTTTGTTTGAGAAAACAAGGTCAGGAAGTAGCAGATGCTGTCAGTGTATGGGAATGGACTGGATCTGCCTGGGATGAGGGAGCTGAAGCATCTCAGTGGTTCTCAGATTATTTAGGAAAACCCTGTCAACTGGTCCGCTTCAATACTG CTTCTGAAGTTAGACAAGTGGATCCTGATTATGTCAAGGGACAACATGATACCTTATTTACTGATGGTTATCCATTCTTACTCGCATCTCAG GAATCATTGAATGCAATAAACGAGCATCTGAAGGAGCCCATTTCTATAAATCGTTTTAGACCTAA TATTCTCGTTGAAGGTTGTGAACCATTTTCTGAGGATTTATGGACAGACATCAAGATAAgcaagttttcattttttggTGTCAAACTCTGCTACCGTTGTAAG ATACCTACAATCAATCAAGAGACAGGAATAGCAGGGCCAGAAACAAATGAAATTCTCATGAAAACTAGGTCTGGAGAAATCATAAGaccaaatgataaaaataaaaaaagg GTCTACTTTGGTCAGAATATGACCTGGAACTGGACGGAATTTTCAGCTGAAAGGAGTGGTAAAATCATTGAAGTGGGGGATCCTGTTTATGTTCTTCGGAAAGTCTCTTCTTCTGCTGAAGCAGCTGCTTGA